In Bacteroidales bacterium, the genomic stretch GCATTTTGAAGCCAAATATTAAATACATTTTTATCGAAACCAAAATGTTTAACACCTGCAAGTGCATTATCATCATGAAATGAGCCGTCTTCGGTTTCTAAATCAGCAATACAAATAATTCCTCCCGGGTTTAAACTATCATAAACTTGATTCAGAAATTGTTCGGGTTGCATAAAATGATGAAAAGTCATGCTTGATACGGCTAAATCATATTGCTTTCCGTTTAAAATATCTTTGTCGGCATTAAAAATAATTGTATCAACATTGTTTACATTTGCTTTTTTTGCTTTTTCAACAAGCATATCTAACATTCCTTTTGAGTTATCAATGCCTGTTATTTGTTTTACTTGCGTAATAAAGTGCATAAGCAATAAACCGGTTCCGGTTCCGATGTCTAAAACCGACATTGTTTTTGATAATTTAACTTTATTTTTAATTGCTTTATAAATGTTTTCTGCCAACAGCAGTCTTCTCGGTTCAGCATCCCATTCTTTGGCTATATTATCAAATCGGTTCATTTTTTTTGTTCAAAGGTATAAAATTAAGAATAAAGACCTAAATATCTTCTATCTTCTTTTTCCAAACAGATGTTTTTCCGATAAATGAGAATCCTATATATCCTCTTACTTTTAAGGTTTCAGGATTTAAAAGTTCGACTTTTATCTTATATGTATTTCCGCTTTCGGGGTTGTATATAGTACCCTTTAAACAATTTTCATTTTTTTCGTATTTCAGGTTTTTCATAATTACCAAACCTGTTAACGGTTTATGTCTTAATTTAGGATTAGGGTTATTAATATCCTTTTTAGGATTACCGTTTTGGTCATTCGGTTCTTTTTGCCAAACAATTTGTCCGTAACAGATGTTATCTTTTTCAATAATTTTAATTGCCGATCTGTTTTTGGGTGTTAGCCAAACTCCTGTTATATCAGAGTAGTTTTTTTGTGAATAAGCATGAAAAAAAGAAATTGAAATAATAAAAATAAAAACCGGTTTTAAAAGGTTATTGTTCATAATATTTTGCCTTAAGATTTCAAATAACCTTTATATATTTTGGGTTATAAATGAAAAAATGATTAATTAATTCTGGATTGTTGTTTAAATAAGCTTCATAAGGTTCAGATTTCGTCAGTAGTTTTTTTTGAATATTTTTTTTAAATAATTTAGAAAGTATCTTTTTAGAAGGATTTATTTTTTCGGACACTTGCTTTAAATAATCATCAATTGAATCTCTTTGAAAATTAAGTATATCATTTAAAATTTCTGTATCTTTATAATATCCGCAATGAAAGTTTTTTTCTGCGAAAGCATATTTAGGGAATTTCATATTGTTTAAACCGAACAATTTAAAGTTTTCCTTCAAGAAATCTTCATAAGAAATTCTGCACTTATTTCCGCCTCCGAGATTGAAAATTTGCTCGTTTAAATAATCTTTCTTTTCAACGGCATTAACAAGAGCAAAAGCAACATCTCTTGAAGTAACAATTTCAAGTTGTGTTTTTAGAGGCATGTGAAAAAATAAAGGATCTAACTTCATTTTTGGATTCATTACAGCTGAAAGTCTGAATATTGTATAATTTTTGGTGTTTATTTTCAGATAACTTTCTGCTTTAATTTTTGTTTCGGCATAATAGTCTTTTGGAGCGGGGGATAGGGAATCAAAAACTTTAATTTCAGGATTTTTAATTCTGTCGCCGTAAACCGATATTGAAGATGTGTAAATTACAAA encodes the following:
- a CDS encoding class I SAM-dependent methyltransferase; its protein translation is MNRFDNIAKEWDAEPRRLLLAENIYKAIKNKVKLSKTMSVLDIGTGTGLLLMHFITQVKQITGIDNSKGMLDMLVEKAKKANVNNVDTIIFNADKDILNGKQYDLAVSSMTFHHFMQPEQFLNQVYDSLNPGGIICIADLETEDGSFHDDNALAGVKHFGFDKNVFNIWLQNANFKNTNVETIFKIDRQGNKYPVFLAYGEKSIQ
- a CDS encoding DUF2147 domain-containing protein, coding for MNNNLLKPVFIFIISISFFHAYSQKNYSDITGVWLTPKNRSAIKIIEKDNICYGQIVWQKEPNDQNGNPKKDINNPNPKLRHKPLTGLVIMKNLKYEKNENCLKGTIYNPESGNTYKIKVELLNPETLKVRGYIGFSFIGKTSVWKKKIEDI
- a CDS encoding NAD(P)-dependent oxidoreductase, whose product is MKIILLTGATGSVGYETLKELLKHTNKFKIKVLELKNKKSVKKLKPYKNKVEIIFGNIINEKDTEKAVNGSDVIIHTAALIPPKADKFTELAKKINIGGTKNIVNAVNKLNPEAFVIYTSSISVYGDRIKNPEIKVFDSLSPAPKDYYAETKIKAESYLKINTKNYTIFRLSAVMNPKMKLDPLFFHMPLKTQLEIVTSRDVAFALVNAVEKKDYLNEQIFNLGGGNKCRISYEDFLKENFKLFGLNNMKFPKYAFAEKNFHCGYYKDTEILNDILNFQRDSIDDYLKQVSEKINPSKKILSKLFKKNIQKKLLTKSEPYEAYLNNNPELINHFFIYNPKYIKVI